Proteins encoded within one genomic window of Trichoderma asperellum chromosome 2, complete sequence:
- a CDS encoding uncharacterized protein (EggNog:ENOG41), translating into MKMSSSGGFYKYRCKNFYSHNCPNWVWVNNSPCATCIAEGKDASERSQSSSMTSREIVTPRVRDGILQYTIAELVAPSASGESWALRDKVNGIVDDGEPPEALPMMGNAMPFSHRPKVLWQWL; encoded by the exons ATGAAGATGAGTAGCAGCGGCGGCTTTTACAAATACCGCTGCAAGAATTTTTACTCACACAACTGCCCGAACTGGGTGTGGGTGAACAATTCGCCATGTGCTACCTGCATT GCTGAGGGCAAAGATGCCAGTGAACGGTCACAATCGTCATCAATGACGTCCCGAGAAATTGTCACACCTCGTGTCCGAGACGGCATCCTACAATACACAATTGCAGAACTCGTTGCACCAAGTGCCTCTGGAGAAAGCTGGGCCCTCCGCGATAAAGTCAACGGCATTGTGGATGATGGTGAGCCACCGGAGGCGCTGCCAATGATGGGCAATGCCATGCCATTTTCGCATCGACCGAAAGTCCTCTGGCAGTGGCTCTAG